From the genome of Geoglobus ahangari, one region includes:
- a CDS encoding SPL family radical SAM protein → MSLIAPFDPWKSRLCTCPPKFSLNPYTGCDHRCRYCYSTYIPNFFRARPKKMLLSRLEKELRKLPSGSLISMSNSSDPYPPAERELELTRNVLRLMAERDLRVLVITKSDTVVRDADILRNMRAAVAITVTTLNEEVAEKVEPNAPEPKRRIKALKRLKEEGIPVILRLDPVMPGINEDDIERVLEAASFVDHVVSSTLKLRGDSYSRMVSAFPELKEVYRRMYFREGERIGGSWYLRKDLRENLLRRVAKKCEELGISYAFCREGISFRARSCDGSHLVP, encoded by the coding sequence ATGAGCCTGATCGCACCCTTTGACCCCTGGAAGTCAAGACTCTGCACATGCCCGCCCAAGTTCTCCCTCAACCCGTACACGGGCTGCGACCACAGGTGCAGGTACTGCTACTCGACCTACATCCCCAACTTCTTCAGGGCGAGACCGAAGAAGATGCTCCTCTCAAGGCTCGAGAAAGAGCTCAGAAAGCTTCCGAGCGGCTCGCTCATATCGATGTCCAACAGCTCCGACCCCTACCCGCCAGCCGAGAGGGAGCTTGAGCTGACAAGGAACGTGCTGAGGCTGATGGCAGAGAGAGATCTGAGGGTGCTTGTGATAACCAAGAGCGACACGGTTGTGAGGGATGCAGATATTCTCAGGAACATGAGGGCTGCGGTTGCGATAACGGTGACGACCCTGAACGAGGAGGTGGCAGAGAAGGTAGAGCCCAACGCTCCTGAGCCGAAGCGGAGGATAAAGGCTCTCAAAAGGCTGAAGGAAGAGGGAATCCCAGTGATCCTCAGACTCGACCCGGTGATGCCCGGGATAAATGAAGACGACATCGAGCGCGTGCTTGAAGCTGCAAGCTTTGTTGATCACGTGGTCTCGTCCACCCTCAAGCTCAGGGGAGACTCCTACTCCAGAATGGTGAGCGCGTTTCCGGAACTCAAAGAGGTTTACAGGAGGATGTACTTCAGGGAGGGGGAGAGGATTGGTGGCAGCTGGTACCTCAGAAAGGATTTGAGGGAGAATCTTCTGAGAAGGGTTGCGAAAAAGTGCGAGGAGCTTGGCATTAGCTACGCGTTCTGCAGAGAGGGAATATCTTTCAGGGCGAGAAGCTGCGACGGCTCTCATCTCGTGCCGTAG